A single Roseivivax sp. THAF197b DNA region contains:
- a CDS encoding energy transducer TonB — MMRGAGPAKLAALSVALVVHAALAAALVSVEATEVEGADGGTEVRLGNAFADMAVGTLSSVTAEAPENVAPETPDRLEAERAEPLQPEAATTAPERAPAGTVSPVEAIAVPSETTAERAQAVAISRAKEHPSDVSAVPTASATQVLQSPQVSERVAAEIPESAAVTRSARPKPRSAEFEAEHKPPQMAKAEPQPKTQPDTRAKPAPGNSDRNAQAGEANGQRAAVAMQSGAGGRQKAAGNAAASNYPGLVMGKLSRAGKPRVTARGTAVVAFSIAANGALSSVSLARSSGSAALDQAALRLVRGVGRFPEPPSGARRSFSIQIKGR, encoded by the coding sequence ATGATGCGCGGCGCCGGTCCCGCGAAGCTCGCGGCTCTGTCGGTCGCGCTTGTCGTGCATGCGGCCCTCGCCGCAGCGCTCGTCTCGGTCGAGGCGACGGAAGTGGAAGGCGCAGACGGCGGTACGGAGGTTCGGTTGGGCAATGCCTTCGCGGATATGGCCGTCGGCACGCTCAGTTCCGTCACCGCGGAGGCACCGGAGAACGTAGCCCCGGAGACACCTGACAGGCTGGAGGCCGAGCGCGCGGAGCCATTGCAGCCCGAGGCGGCCACAACAGCCCCGGAACGTGCCCCGGCTGGAACAGTGTCACCGGTTGAGGCCATAGCCGTGCCCTCTGAAACGACTGCCGAGCGGGCCCAAGCGGTCGCCATCTCGCGCGCAAAGGAACATCCATCAGACGTGTCTGCAGTTCCCACCGCGAGTGCTACGCAGGTTCTTCAATCCCCGCAGGTTTCGGAGCGGGTCGCGGCGGAAATACCGGAAAGTGCTGCTGTCACGCGGTCGGCGCGGCCCAAGCCCCGCAGCGCCGAATTCGAGGCCGAGCATAAACCGCCCCAGATGGCCAAGGCCGAACCACAGCCGAAGACCCAGCCCGACACCCGCGCAAAACCGGCACCGGGCAATTCCGATCGCAACGCGCAGGCAGGTGAAGCCAATGGTCAGCGCGCGGCGGTTGCGATGCAAAGCGGCGCGGGCGGACGCCAAAAAGCGGCAGGCAATGCCGCTGCGAGCAACTATCCGGGCCTCGTGATGGGCAAACTGTCGCGAGCCGGAAAGCCCCGTGTGACCGCGCGCGGAACGGCTGTCGTCGCCTTTTCGATCGCCGCGAACGGAGCGCTCTCCTCCGTGTCGCTGGCGCGAAGTTCAGGCTCGGCCGCGCTGGATCAGGCGGCGTTGCGGCTGGTGCGTGGTGTCGGCCGGTTTCCGGAACCGCCCTCGGGCGCCCGGCGCAGCTTCTCGATCCAGATCAAGGGGCGCTAG
- a CDS encoding biopolymer transporter ExbD — translation MRRQRIRTEREPTIALINIVFLMLIFFLVAGTLAPPLEKELRLVKTAELEGSAPADALVLHADGRMTHRGVAVTSVTDFVAGRPEESRAHVRIVPDRALSAADLVTQSRALRNAGAERVFIVTERGLE, via the coding sequence ATGAGACGGCAGCGCATTCGCACGGAACGCGAGCCGACCATCGCGTTGATCAACATTGTCTTCCTGATGCTGATCTTCTTCCTCGTGGCGGGCACTTTGGCGCCGCCGCTCGAGAAGGAATTGCGGCTGGTCAAAACCGCCGAACTTGAAGGCAGTGCGCCTGCGGATGCGCTGGTTCTGCATGCCGACGGGCGGATGACGCACCGGGGCGTCGCGGTCACCTCGGTCACGGATTTCGTCGCGGGACGTCCCGAGGAGTCCCGCGCGCATGTGCGTATCGTGCCCGACCGTGCGCTGTCGGCAGCGGACCTCGTCACCCAAAGCCGGGCGCTGCGCAATGCCGGGGCGGAACGCGTCTTCATCGTGACCGAACGGGGGTTGGAATGA
- a CDS encoding biopolymer transporter ExbD, translating to MTSLIDVIFLLLLFFMLSSTFTRFAEVEFASAGGGTAASTERPVFLSLGPDALRVNGTGTTFTDLADALEAQRSSDTALGVLLAANADVTAQRLTDLLVALRSIPRVSVTVLESL from the coding sequence ATGACGTCCCTGATCGACGTCATCTTCCTGCTGCTCCTGTTCTTCATGCTGTCCTCCACCTTTACCCGCTTTGCCGAGGTCGAATTCGCCTCGGCTGGCGGCGGCACTGCTGCCTCGACAGAACGCCCCGTGTTCCTGTCGCTCGGGCCCGACGCGTTGCGCGTGAACGGGACCGGCACGACATTCACGGACCTTGCCGATGCCCTTGAGGCGCAGCGCAGCAGCGATACAGCACTTGGTGTGCTCTTAGCGGCCAACGCGGATGTCACGGCGCAACGCCTGACCGACCTGCTTGTCGCCTTGCGGTCCATCCCGCGCGTCTCCGTCACCGTATTGGAGTCGTTATGA
- a CDS encoding MotA/TolQ/ExbB proton channel family protein, with translation MIAQFRDSLQRIAELGGPVVLLLCAISVVVLAVVLYKLWQFAAAGVGRHKALGDAIAAWDAGDRTAARTHLDHSHTYLAPVIAMALDGQSDAARLEAEAEARFARLESGFRLLDSVAQLAPLLGLFGTVLGMISAFQALQEAGSQVDPSILAGGIWVALLTTAVGLAVAMPTSVVLSWLEARMDADRVLAQKAVRTVLAPENRGTTLAPEGVPAHA, from the coding sequence ATGATCGCGCAATTCCGGGACAGTCTTCAGCGCATCGCAGAACTCGGCGGACCGGTGGTTCTGCTGCTTTGTGCGATCTCCGTGGTCGTGCTGGCCGTCGTGCTCTACAAGCTCTGGCAATTCGCCGCGGCCGGTGTTGGACGGCACAAGGCGCTCGGCGATGCCATCGCCGCCTGGGATGCAGGTGACCGGACGGCGGCGCGCACTCACCTTGATCATTCTCATACTTATCTTGCCCCGGTCATCGCCATGGCATTGGATGGGCAGTCGGATGCCGCCCGGCTGGAGGCGGAGGCCGAAGCGCGGTTCGCCCGGCTGGAAAGCGGTTTCCGGCTTCTCGACTCGGTCGCGCAGCTCGCGCCGCTGCTGGGTCTCTTCGGAACGGTGCTCGGCATGATCTCGGCGTTTCAGGCGCTTCAGGAGGCGGGCAGCCAGGTCGATCCGTCGATCCTTGCCGGTGGCATCTGGGTGGCCCTTCTGACCACGGCTGTGGGCCTTGCCGTCGCCATGCCGACCTCTGTAGTCCTGAGCTGGCTCGAAGCGCGGATGGATGCAGACCGCGTCCTGGCCCAGAAAGCGGTGCGCACGGTGCTGGCACCGGAAAATCGCGGCACCACACTTGCGCCAGAAGGCGTGCCAGCTCATGCGTAG
- a CDS encoding Dps family protein: MTQTAQTLSTDASAQIAEALNQCLAETVVTTMLAQNFHWNVTGMAFGPLHDLFQKIYEDHFIGQDDLAERIKAIEAHAEGNLAGMLKRSKVAEVEGAPTAEEMIRLMKEAQETLAETIAGAGELAASHGDTLTEDLCIARGQTHEKFAWMLRAHLA; this comes from the coding sequence GTGACCCAGACCGCCCAAACCCTTTCGACCGATGCTTCGGCGCAGATTGCCGAAGCCCTGAACCAATGCCTTGCCGAGACTGTCGTGACGACGATGCTCGCGCAGAATTTCCATTGGAATGTGACGGGCATGGCCTTCGGGCCGCTGCATGATCTGTTCCAGAAGATCTACGAAGACCACTTCATCGGCCAAGACGACCTGGCCGAGCGGATCAAGGCGATCGAAGCCCATGCCGAAGGCAATCTGGCCGGTATGCTGAAGCGGTCGAAGGTCGCGGAAGTCGAGGGCGCGCCGACCGCGGAAGAAATGATCCGCCTGATGAAGGAAGCGCAGGAAACGCTGGCCGAGACCATCGCGGGCGCCGGAGAACTTGCCGCGAGCCATGGCGACACCCTGACCGAGGATCTCTGCATCGCGCGCGGTCAGACGCACGAAAAGTTCGCGTGGATGCTGCGGGCTCACTTGGCCTGA
- a CDS encoding DUF1289 domain-containing protein has protein sequence MPKVPSPCISVCKFKREGHCIGCSMTKAQKSTFKALKKDKQREAFVELVVAQQTVMGRYKHWEQAYEKRCQKKKVKLTVLDGGKAA, from the coding sequence ATGCCCAAGGTCCCCAGCCCCTGCATCAGCGTCTGCAAGTTCAAGCGCGAAGGTCATTGCATCGGTTGCTCCATGACCAAAGCCCAGAAATCCACCTTCAAGGCGCTGAAAAAGGACAAGCAACGCGAAGCCTTCGTCGAGCTTGTCGTCGCCCAGCAAACCGTCATGGGCCGCTACAAGCACTGGGAACAGGCGTATGAAAAGCGGTGCCAAAAGAAGAAGGTGAAGCTCACGGTGTTGGACGGCGGCAAGGCGGCCTGA
- a CDS encoding hemin uptake protein HemP, giving the protein MHTLPNPNAIDRADDTATYDARDLIRNGIKADIVLDGQTYTLRITRAGKLILTK; this is encoded by the coding sequence ATGCATACCCTGCCGAACCCGAATGCCATCGACCGCGCCGACGATACCGCGACCTATGACGCCCGCGATTTGATCCGCAACGGGATCAAGGCGGATATCGTCCTCGACGGGCAAACCTACACCCTGCGCATCACCCGCGCGGGCAAGCTGATCCTGACCAAATGA
- a CDS encoding glyoxalase superfamily protein, with the protein MTPKVIRTAPVFRSFDETKARGFYVDWLGFEWTGEHRFHPGAPLYAFLRLGTFHLHLSEHHGDATPGSTAMVYVEGLAEWHQSLPPYPNMNPQPETLPWGVEMVVIDPFGNRLRFLEQTDAT; encoded by the coding sequence ATGACGCCCAAGGTCATCCGAACCGCCCCGGTCTTTCGCAGTTTCGACGAGACCAAGGCGCGCGGGTTCTACGTGGATTGGCTTGGCTTCGAATGGACGGGGGAGCACCGGTTTCATCCCGGTGCTCCGCTTTACGCGTTTCTGAGGCTCGGCACGTTTCACCTGCATCTGAGCGAACATCATGGCGATGCCACCCCGGGCTCGACCGCGATGGTTTACGTTGAGGGATTGGCGGAGTGGCATCAGAGCCTTCCGCCCTACCCCAACATGAACCCGCAACCGGAAACGCTTCCCTGGGGCGTGGAGATGGTCGTGATTGATCCCTTCGGAAATCGGCTGCGCTTTCTCGAGCAGACAGACGCCACCTGA
- a CDS encoding antibiotic biosynthesis monooxygenase, protein MYLAMNRFTVPLENAAEFEELWLSRESRLQDMDGFVSFHMLKGPEAEGRILYASHTVWQSEAHFRAWTTSEEFRASHARAGQSRKLHEGVPQFEGFTAIQHIDALQTA, encoded by the coding sequence ATGTATCTTGCAATGAACCGCTTCACCGTGCCGCTTGAGAACGCCGCCGAGTTCGAGGAGCTTTGGCTGTCGCGGGAAAGTCGCCTTCAGGACATGGACGGGTTCGTGTCGTTCCACATGCTCAAAGGCCCCGAGGCCGAGGGCCGTATCCTCTACGCCTCCCACACCGTCTGGCAATCCGAAGCGCATTTCCGCGCCTGGACCACCAGCGAAGAATTCCGCGCCTCGCATGCGCGCGCGGGCCAAAGCCGCAAGCTGCACGAGGGCGTGCCGCAATTCGAAGGCTTCACCGCGATCCAGCATATCGACGCGCTGCAGACCGCATGA
- a CDS encoding heme ABC transporter ATP-binding protein, with protein MSLIAKDIRVSYGKLETLRGVSLTARPGEVTAIVGPNGSGKSTLLGAITASLPFKGHVSLNGRDVSTLKPWELAAERAVLPQASRLAFPFTVIEVVKLGLQAGTAGDRPEVPMQALRRVGLAHYAQRTFQELSGGEAQRVMLARVLAQVWAPVEDGQPRWLLLDEPVSSLDIAHQLQVMEIARDFARAGGGVIAVMHDLNLTALFADRVAVLSEGQRLAFGPPREVLTDAILSRAYGCALRVSAPPPEGIPYILPHAASA; from the coding sequence ATGAGCCTGATCGCCAAGGATATCCGCGTCTCCTACGGCAAGCTCGAGACGCTGCGCGGTGTCAGCCTGACGGCTAGACCAGGCGAAGTCACCGCCATCGTAGGCCCCAACGGGTCCGGCAAATCCACCTTGCTGGGGGCGATCACCGCATCGCTGCCCTTTAAGGGCCATGTCAGCCTGAATGGCCGCGATGTAAGCACGCTCAAGCCATGGGAGTTGGCCGCAGAGCGTGCCGTGTTGCCCCAGGCCTCCCGTCTGGCCTTCCCCTTTACCGTCATCGAGGTGGTCAAACTGGGGTTGCAAGCAGGCACGGCCGGGGACCGCCCCGAGGTGCCGATGCAAGCGCTGAGGCGCGTGGGTCTTGCGCATTACGCACAGAGGACGTTCCAGGAATTGTCCGGAGGTGAGGCGCAGCGCGTGATGCTGGCCCGGGTTCTCGCGCAGGTCTGGGCCCCTGTGGAGGATGGTCAGCCGCGCTGGCTCTTGCTGGACGAGCCTGTCTCAAGCCTCGATATCGCGCACCAGTTGCAGGTGATGGAGATCGCACGGGATTTCGCGCGCGCGGGCGGTGGCGTGATCGCGGTCATGCATGACCTGAACCTGACCGCTCTCTTTGCCGACCGTGTCGCGGTCCTGTCCGAAGGGCAGCGTCTGGCCTTCGGTCCACCGCGCGAGGTTCTGACCGACGCCATCCTGTCGCGCGCCTATGGCTGTGCCCTCAGGGTGTCCGCGCCACCGCCGGAGGGTATCCCTTACATTCTGCCCCACGCGGCCTCTGCCTGA
- a CDS encoding iron ABC transporter permease, with translation MTAITEIEVAPRDRLSQARALHWGLAGALLLACIASLQVGATDVTLSAMLGKIAQGQALSQMERVVLFDIRLPRLAMGVLVGAALAVSGAAMQGLFRNPLADPGIVGVGAGAGLGAILAIVLGAVLPIWMIDLVGNQMVPVAAFLGGWGSTILLYRVSTRHGRTSVATMLLAGIALGALAGALSGILVYIADDRQLRDLTFWGLGSLAGASWAKVLSAGPLILLSIGAALMLGRGLNGLALGEATAAHIGIDVQRMKNIAILAVAGATGAAVAVSGGIGFIGIVVPHLLRLASGPDHRTLLLNSALLGATLLILADVIARVVIAPAELPIGIVTAVLGAPVFLWILLKRRGMVEL, from the coding sequence ATGACCGCCATCACGGAAATCGAGGTCGCCCCGCGCGACCGGCTCTCTCAGGCCCGCGCGTTGCATTGGGGGCTGGCGGGCGCGCTTCTGCTGGCCTGCATCGCCAGCCTTCAGGTGGGCGCCACGGACGTGACCCTGTCGGCGATGCTGGGGAAAATCGCGCAAGGCCAAGCGCTGAGCCAGATGGAGCGCGTGGTGCTGTTCGACATCCGCCTGCCCCGGCTGGCGATGGGCGTGTTGGTCGGCGCGGCACTTGCGGTGTCGGGCGCTGCCATGCAGGGGCTCTTTCGCAATCCGCTGGCCGATCCGGGCATCGTCGGCGTGGGCGCGGGTGCGGGCCTCGGCGCGATCCTCGCCATCGTGCTGGGCGCTGTGTTGCCCATCTGGATGATCGATCTTGTCGGCAACCAGATGGTGCCTGTCGCGGCGTTTCTGGGTGGTTGGGGGTCGACCATCCTGCTCTACCGCGTCTCGACCCGGCATGGCCGCACCTCCGTGGCCACGATGCTTCTGGCGGGTATCGCGCTTGGCGCGCTGGCCGGGGCGCTGTCGGGCATCCTGGTCTATATCGCGGATGACCGGCAATTGCGCGACCTGACCTTCTGGGGGTTGGGATCGCTCGCGGGGGCGAGCTGGGCCAAGGTCTTGTCCGCCGGGCCTTTGATCCTGCTGTCCATCGGCGCGGCCCTGATGCTCGGCCGCGGCTTGAACGGACTGGCGCTTGGCGAGGCGACGGCTGCCCATATCGGTATCGATGTGCAGCGTATGAAGAATATCGCGATCCTTGCTGTTGCGGGGGCCACGGGCGCGGCTGTCGCCGTCTCCGGCGGGATCGGGTTCATCGGCATCGTGGTGCCGCATCTGTTGCGGCTCGCCTCTGGCCCCGACCACCGCACGCTGCTGCTGAACTCCGCACTTCTGGGGGCGACGCTCCTGATCCTGGCGGATGTCATCGCCCGCGTGGTCATAGCACCTGCGGAATTGCCCATCGGGATCGTGACGGCGGTGTTGGGCGCGCCGGTCTTCCTGTGGATCCTCCTCAAACGCCGCGGAATGGTGGAGCTATGA
- a CDS encoding hemin ABC transporter substrate-binding protein: MTSCNSSKGAYAALLTAMFGAFIAMTVSAQEPTEGSNLRADVLSIGGSVTEIVAALGQEHRLKARDTTSSYPPEVTKLPDVGYMRALSPEGVLSVGPSLILSEEGAGPPEALEVIRAADVSFVEVPDALTPDGILRKIEIVGDALGVPDRADGLAAEVETALASALRDAERPEADKRRVLFVLSTQGGKITASGTGTAADALIRMASGVNAVTEYEGYKQITDEAVGLAAPDVILMMDRGGDHGVADEDLFDMPAIRLTPAAQTRSVLRMDGLLMLGFGPRTAEAVRALNDALYAEGT; encoded by the coding sequence ATGACGTCCTGCAACAGTAGCAAAGGCGCCTATGCGGCCCTTTTGACCGCCATGTTCGGTGCGTTCATTGCCATGACAGTCAGCGCGCAGGAGCCGACGGAGGGGTCCAACCTCCGTGCCGATGTGCTCTCCATCGGCGGGTCGGTAACGGAGATCGTTGCCGCCCTCGGCCAAGAGCACCGACTGAAGGCGCGGGACACCACTTCGAGCTATCCGCCCGAGGTGACCAAGCTGCCGGATGTGGGCTACATGCGGGCGCTGTCGCCCGAAGGGGTGCTGTCGGTCGGCCCCTCGCTGATCCTGTCCGAGGAAGGCGCGGGCCCGCCCGAAGCGCTGGAGGTGATCCGCGCGGCGGATGTGTCCTTCGTCGAGGTGCCGGATGCGCTCACGCCGGACGGCATCCTGCGCAAGATCGAGATCGTGGGCGATGCGCTTGGTGTTCCGGATCGGGCCGACGGGCTCGCCGCCGAGGTCGAAACCGCGCTGGCTTCCGCGCTGCGCGACGCCGAGCGGCCAGAGGCCGACAAGAGGCGCGTCCTGTTCGTGCTGTCCACGCAGGGCGGCAAGATCACCGCCTCTGGTACCGGGACCGCGGCCGACGCGCTGATCCGCATGGCCAGTGGCGTGAATGCCGTCACCGAATATGAGGGCTACAAGCAGATCACCGACGAGGCCGTGGGCCTCGCCGCGCCGGATGTGATCCTGATGATGGATCGCGGTGGCGATCATGGTGTGGCGGATGAAGACCTCTTCGACATGCCCGCGATCCGCCTGACACCTGCCGCGCAAACCCGTTCGGTCCTGCGCATGGACGGGCTGCTGATGCTGGGCTTCGGGCCGCGCACGGCCGAGGCGGTGCGCGCACTGAACGACGCGCTTTACGCGGAAGGCACCTGA
- a CDS encoding hemin-degrading factor — translation MTQPAAVNPSDIRDFQAENPKLRARDAADAMGISEAALVAASIGHGTTRIDAHPDRIIPAAERLGEVMALTRVGACVHEKVGEYGAYHPGEHAAMTLAEDIDLRIFPVHWAHAFAVETSSEHGPRRSLQIFDAAGDAVHKIHLREASNHDAWADIVAELAVADQADTQRVEARVPVEGPKSRPDKADTLREEWAKLTDTHQFLRLCSKLKMNRLGAYRIAGAPWVRPLAPSAADAMLHAVRDAGIEVMLFVGNRGCIQIHTGPIQTLKPMGPWQNVMDPGFNLHLRRDKVAEIWAVEKPTQRGPALSVEAFDAEGWLIFQVFGVGKEGRDSRPEWRRIVEALPTLEEVPA, via the coding sequence ATGACACAGCCAGCCGCTGTCAATCCTTCCGATATCCGCGACTTTCAGGCGGAGAACCCGAAACTGCGCGCCCGGGATGCCGCGGATGCCATGGGCATCTCCGAGGCCGCGCTGGTGGCCGCGAGCATCGGCCATGGCACAACCCGGATAGATGCCCATCCGGACCGGATCATTCCCGCTGCCGAACGGCTGGGCGAGGTGATGGCGCTGACCCGCGTCGGGGCCTGCGTGCATGAAAAGGTCGGCGAATACGGAGCGTATCATCCCGGCGAACACGCTGCGATGACGCTGGCCGAGGATATCGATTTGCGGATCTTCCCCGTCCATTGGGCCCATGCCTTCGCGGTCGAGACCAGCTCCGAGCATGGCCCGCGCCGGTCGTTGCAGATCTTCGATGCGGCGGGCGATGCGGTGCACAAGATCCACCTGCGCGAGGCGTCGAACCACGACGCATGGGCCGATATCGTCGCTGAATTGGCAGTCGCGGATCAGGCCGACACGCAGCGCGTCGAGGCGCGTGTGCCCGTCGAAGGCCCCAAGTCCCGGCCCGACAAAGCGGACACCCTGCGGGAAGAATGGGCGAAGCTGACCGACACGCACCAGTTCCTGCGGCTGTGTTCCAAGCTCAAGATGAACCGCCTCGGGGCCTACCGCATCGCGGGTGCGCCCTGGGTGCGTCCGCTTGCGCCAAGTGCTGCCGATGCAATGCTGCACGCCGTGCGGGATGCCGGGATCGAGGTGATGCTTTTTGTGGGCAATCGCGGATGTATCCAGATCCACACCGGCCCGATCCAGACGCTCAAGCCCATGGGGCCATGGCAGAACGTAATGGACCCGGGGTTCAACCTGCATCTGCGGCGCGACAAGGTGGCCGAGATCTGGGCCGTGGAAAAACCCACGCAACGGGGCCCTGCCCTGTCCGTCGAAGCCTTCGACGCGGAAGGCTGGCTGATCTTCCAGGTGTTCGGTGTCGGCAAGGAGGGGCGCGACTCGCGGCCCGAGTGGCGCCGGATCGTCGAGGCGCTGCCGACGCTCGAGGAGGTCCCGGCATGA
- a CDS encoding TonB-dependent receptor domain-containing protein, which translates to MVISKLRGTTALFCLSLAVPAMAQDQSLVMPVAAEEGDPGFLGTLVLTGGKRDLSYGTALSRTVVGEEEIKDRQASTVAQLIDSVPGVTLVNGTTPQGSGINIRGFGANTTYGSDQKIAVQIDGASVGSEELYRIGTQLFTDPLLYREVEVLRGTIGSFAYGSGIVGGVVKLETKDASDFTGGVPGFGGSQTFELSSNGDGAVSSTNLAWMPTEGAEFLLNYSLRDQDDLTAGDGSTINNSAFRTPSYLAKGKFTFGQDDAHSLTFSHSSTIADDKDVPYDQFDTTGGSFGNVDRLTETTQTVLEYRFNPLSDLVDLRANLSYADQKIEYDYVSGSSPLEGTPSFPFLVGTVNADQRYETTKLTLTNRALFDTGSVSHDMLAGVEAQRRVRADNSGASAPGGTNDRFALFVVDEMSIGQFTVTPALRYETSRIESENDLAGVPDTYDKDALMGGLALAYEFGNGVSVFGSAAYTEGLPIIDDLGTSATAQDRIDMSEKSETYELGAAYTGADIFAAGDTFTIRGNLYQTELWDITSYTVAGSTSTDLESVTSRGFELEASYGTASGYYADFAGHLGEGTEFNPDGSETTWRNSPADRAQLTLGKKWDDRLDLSWEIVHAADRRDALGSDLPDSIVHNLRATWKPEGQDWLDGSEVRFGIENVADADYVGHLSSPSRKAPGRTFKVTLSKAF; encoded by the coding sequence ATGGTCATTTCAAAGTTGCGCGGCACGACCGCGCTTTTCTGCTTGTCTCTGGCTGTGCCTGCCATGGCGCAAGATCAATCGCTGGTGATGCCCGTCGCGGCAGAGGAGGGCGATCCCGGCTTCCTGGGCACGCTGGTCCTCACGGGTGGCAAACGCGATCTCAGCTACGGCACCGCGCTCTCGCGCACAGTGGTCGGCGAGGAAGAGATCAAGGACCGGCAAGCCAGCACCGTGGCGCAATTGATCGACTCCGTGCCGGGCGTCACGCTGGTCAATGGCACGACGCCGCAAGGCTCCGGCATCAATATCCGCGGTTTCGGGGCGAACACGACCTACGGGTCTGATCAAAAGATCGCCGTGCAGATCGACGGCGCTTCGGTCGGGTCGGAGGAACTTTATCGCATCGGCACCCAGCTTTTCACCGATCCGCTGCTTTACCGCGAGGTCGAGGTGCTGCGCGGCACGATCGGCAGCTTTGCCTATGGCTCGGGCATTGTCGGCGGTGTCGTGAAGCTCGAGACGAAAGACGCCTCCGATTTCACGGGCGGTGTGCCGGGCTTCGGCGGCTCCCAGACCTTCGAATTGAGCTCGAACGGAGATGGCGCGGTCAGCTCGACCAACCTCGCGTGGATGCCGACCGAAGGCGCGGAATTCCTGCTCAACTACTCCCTGCGCGATCAGGACGACCTGACCGCAGGCGATGGATCGACCATCAACAACAGCGCCTTCCGAACACCGTCCTATCTTGCGAAGGGGAAATTCACATTTGGGCAGGACGACGCGCATTCGCTGACATTCAGTCATTCGAGCACGATCGCAGATGACAAGGACGTGCCTTACGACCAGTTCGACACGACCGGCGGCTCCTTCGGCAATGTCGACCGACTGACCGAGACGACCCAGACCGTTCTGGAATACCGTTTCAACCCGTTGAGCGATCTCGTCGATCTGCGTGCCAACCTGTCCTATGCCGATCAGAAAATCGAATACGATTACGTCTCGGGCTCCTCGCCGCTGGAGGGCACGCCGAGTTTCCCGTTCCTCGTTGGCACCGTGAATGCCGACCAGCGCTACGAGACAACCAAGCTCACGTTGACCAACCGCGCCTTGTTCGACACAGGTTCCGTGTCGCATGACATGCTCGCGGGCGTTGAAGCGCAGCGCCGCGTTCGGGCCGATAACTCGGGGGCCAGCGCACCGGGCGGCACAAACGATCGCTTCGCGCTGTTCGTCGTTGACGAGATGTCCATCGGGCAATTCACGGTCACGCCGGCCCTGCGCTACGAGACCTCCCGAATCGAAAGCGAGAATGACCTCGCCGGTGTGCCCGACACCTATGACAAGGACGCGCTGATGGGCGGTCTGGCCTTGGCCTATGAATTCGGAAACGGCGTGTCGGTCTTCGGCTCTGCGGCCTATACCGAAGGCCTTCCGATCATCGACGATCTGGGCACGAGCGCCACCGCGCAAGACCGGATCGACATGTCCGAGAAGTCCGAAACCTACGAGCTTGGCGCGGCCTATACAGGTGCCGATATCTTCGCCGCGGGCGACACCTTCACCATTCGCGGAAACCTCTACCAGACAGAGCTTTGGGACATCACCAGCTACACGGTCGCCGGGTCGACATCGACAGACTTGGAGAGCGTGACGTCGCGCGGCTTCGAGCTTGAGGCCTCCTACGGCACGGCAAGTGGCTATTACGCGGATTTCGCCGGGCATCTCGGGGAAGGCACCGAGTTCAATCCCGATGGCAGTGAGACGACCTGGCGCAACAGCCCGGCGGATCGTGCGCAGCTGACACTCGGCAAGAAGTGGGATGACCGGCTCGATCTCAGCTGGGAGATCGTCCACGCCGCGGATCGCCGCGACGCGCTCGGCTCTGATCTGCCCGACAGCATTGTGCATAACCTGCGTGCGACCTGGAAGCCCGAGGGGCAAGACTGGCTGGACGGAAGTGAAGTCCGGTTCGGGATCGAGAATGTCGCGGATGCAGATTACGTCGGCCACCTGTCGTCACCCAGCCGCAAGGCGCCGGGCAGAACGTTCAAAGTGACATTGTCGAAAGCGTTCTGA